The proteins below come from a single Drosophila busckii strain San Diego stock center, stock number 13000-0081.31 chromosome X, ASM1175060v1, whole genome shotgun sequence genomic window:
- the LOC108607070 gene encoding mitogen-activated protein kinase kinase kinase 7 yields the protein MAAASQDALQTAFVDFNEIALGEKVGHGSYGVVCKAMWRNQLVAVKEFFASAEQKDIEKEVKQLSRVKHVNIIALYGISYHQATYLIMEYAEGGSLHNFLHGKVKPAYSLAHAMSWARQCAEGVAYLHGMSPKPLIHRDLKPLNLLLTNKGRNLKICDFGTVADKSTMMTNNRGSAAWMAPEVFEGSKYTEKCDIFSWAIVLWEVLSRKQPFKDIDNAYTIQWKIYKGERPPLLDNCPKHIEELMTACWKTAPEDRPSMQYIVSVMNEIIKDYVGADKALEYAFVNQQIVSKESDGTVAATYDSLSVSSSDMSLASTQLTPTNVQQQLGGATAGTAIANAETGSITTTTSNNENTSSIDRTPTNSGSCQLDNNGLFHMSSSNRWDAIPEEDASECQHQNNDSFNLTSSAEASKRLETIRNGMIQMASRPLPQLTLDVEANGFDLSRSESSSSSSTYAKSDGRERLTVTDTKPVIIAASNTDLANNNCSISHSHRANNNESQSNGLLSQAPAAAAAAVDAAAANVADADENDGTEQSLAEILDPELQPLPPIANNPESQAIYRDHRHMAKEFLRVDTNLYYAQDFKEKLILQMDRSEREQKQERLRKIKDKEDLQTLYNDLQQQWEKLPASRQSNNPTARQAPSLSSQQSSGSGQETAAAGGGADNVENDGWVVIA from the exons ATGGCCGCCGCGTCACAAGATGCGCTGCAAACCGCCTTTGTGGACTTTAATGAAATAGCATTGGGAGAG aaAGTGGGCCATGGCTCCTACGGCGTGGTATGCAAGGCAATGTGGCGCAATCAGCTGGTGGCCGTCAAGGAGTTCTTTGCCAGCGCCGAGCAAAAGGACATCGAAAAGGAGGTCAAGCAGCTGTCGCGCGTTAAGCATGTGAACATTATTGCGCTCTATGGCATTTCATATCATCAGGCTACATATTTGATAATGGAATATGCCGAAGGTGGCTCGCTGCATAATTTCTTGCACGGCAAAGTGAAGCCGGCTTATAGTCTGGCGCATGCCATGAGCTGGGCACGCCAATGTGCCGAG gGTGTTGCCTACCTGCATGGCATGTCGCCCAAGCCATTGATACATCGCGATCTAAAGCCGCTAAACTTGCTGCTGACCAACAAGGGCAGAAACCTGAAGATATGTGATTTCGGTACAGTAGCAGACAAGTCTACAATGATGACCAATAATCGCGGCAGTGCTGCCTGGATGGCGCCAGAG gtCTTTGAAGGCTCCAAGTACACAGAGAAATGCGACATCTTTAGCTGGGCCATAGTGCTCTGGGAGGTGCTGTCGCGCAAGCAGCCATTCAAGGATATAGACAATGCCTACACTATACAGTGGAAGATATACAAAG GCGAGCGACCTCCACTGCTGGACAATTGCCCCAAGCATATTGAAGAGCTAATGACTGCCTGCTGGAAAACAGCGCCAGAGGATCGACCATCAATGCAGTATATAGTGAGCGTGATGAATGAGATTATCAAGGACTATGTAGGCGCCGATAAGGCGCTGGAATATGCTTTCGTCAATCAACAG ATTGTATCTAAGGAAAGCGATGGCACTGTGGCCGCAACTTATGATAGTTTAAGTGTCAGCTCAAGCGACATGAGCTTGGCATCCACACAGCTAACGCCCAccaatgtgcagcagcagcttggcggCGCAACTGCTGGCACTGCCATAGCCAATGCTGAGACTGgttcaataacaacaacaacaagtaacaACGAAAATACCTCATCAATTGATCGAACGCCCACAAATTCGGGCAGTTGCCAACTTGACAATAACGGACTGTTCcatatgagcagcagcaatcgctgGGACGCCATACCCGAGGAGGATGCCAGCGAGTGCCAGCATCAGAACAACGATAGCTTCAATCTAACATCATCCGCGGAGGCCTCCAAGCGTTTGGAGACAATACGCAATGGCATGATACAAATGGCCAGCAGACCATTGCCGCAGTTAACTTTGGATGTTGAGGCG aaTGGCTTCGATTTAAGTcgcagcgagagcagcagcagcagcagcacctatG CCAAAAGCGATGGACGCGAGCGTTTGACAGTTACGGACACCAAGCCCGTCATCATTGCCGCCAGCAACACAGATCTGGCcaataacaattgcagcatTAGCCATTCGCAcagagccaacaacaatgaaagccAATCCAATGGATTGCTTAGtcaagcgccagcagcagcagcagcagcagtggacgctgctgctgccaacgtgGCGGATGCGGATGAAAACGACGGCACTGAGCAGTCGCTAGCGGAGATTTTGGATCCCGAGCTGCAGCCATTGCCGCCCATTGCCAACAATCCAGAGTCGCAGGCCATTTATCGCGATCATCGCCACATGGCCAAGGAATTCCTGCGGGTCGATACCAATCTCTACTATGCGCAGGACTTCAAGGAGAAGCTCATACTCCAAATGGATCGCAGCGAGCGTGAACAGAAGCAGGAACGTCTGCGAAAAATTAAAGACAAG GAGGATTTGCAAACCTTGTACAAtgatctgcagcagcagtgggaGAAGCTGCCAGCGTCGCGTCAGTCGAACAATCCGACCGCGCGTCAAGCGCCCAGCTTGAGCAGCCAgcagagcagcggcagcggtcAGGAGACTGCAGCGGCGGGCGGCGGTGCGGATAATGTGGAAAACGATGGCTGGGTGGTTATAGCGTAG
- the LOC108605583 gene encoding kelch-like protein 26, which produces MLCRSNQQQRSSSSSSSSMSTALATATAAAAVAAASSSSAAASSGEKNLLNGLNKLRSQGKLTDVKLIVEDHCYQAHRVVLAASSDYFCAMFADSDMIESRQKEIKLYGMTPRAMGRIILFIYTSMLDLNEDNVEETLAAATHVQVKEVIERCTMYLEEKIGMVNCLAIASLAEIYGQQALAERAYRYICAHFKEFAASADFKDLKLEQLHYILFSNYPIDVSELELLQLICRYALEQQLDDNALHELLHLIKWQYIHYEELKTLRQMHHSLVEEFLPPQDDAESSVELLPEQGPTNMRGMELSLLKIGGFECKGLTNEIMCFSPTKMKWYELTSIPHIDQCNFGTAVLNNELFVVGGAYDVCLKEYIHPFGFRYCPLRDSWVTIAPIQLDRCRFSLNAVGKQHLYAVGGIVEHDDNSEEALRRMSNVERYDIVSNTWTYMPSLQENRSQHAGVVVGDKLYISGGIHLANILASMWCFDTSSEQWLELAPMPTPCCDHVLVAIDNHIYACGGWHETLRESRVLVEHIYAYDIQNNSWRVETKIPAPKFYSGVTSMRRTIFFVGGLDSTESIDRASSETMAYDLDTSNWWHRKDSWDTPNDVWESTCAAIYVPSFNA; this is translated from the exons atgctgtgTCGCtctaatcagcagcagcg cagcagcagcagtagcagcagcagtatgtCGACAGCGTTGgcgacagcgactgcagcagcagcagtggcagcagcgagcagcagcagcgctgctgctagcTCTGGTGAGAAGAACTTGTTGAATGGCCTAAATAAGCTGCGCTCGCAGGGCAAACTAACTGATGtgaaattaattgttgaaGACCATTGTTATCAG GCTCATCGCGTGGTGCTGGCGGCCAGCAGCGATTACTTTTGCGCCATGTTTGCCGACAGCGATATGATTGAGTCGCGCCAGAAAGAGATTAAGCTATATGGGATGACACCACGCGCCATGGGACGCattatactatttatatatacatcaATGCTGGATCTGAACGAGGACAATGTGGAGGAGACGCTGGCAGCGGCTACACATGTGCAGGTGAAGGAGGTGATCGAACGCTGCACCATGTATCTGGAGGAGAAAATAGGCATGGTCAACTGCCTGGCCATAGCCAGTTTGGCTGAGATTTATGGGCAGCAGGCGCTGGCCGAGCGCGCTTATCGTTATATATGCGCGCATTTCAAGGAATTCGCGGCTAGCGCTGATTTCAAGGATCTCAAGCTGGAACAGCTGCACTATATACTGTTCAGCAACTATCCGATTGATGTTagcgagctggagctgctgcagctgatctGCCGCTAtgcgctggagcagcagctggacgaTAATGCGCTGCATGAGCTGCTGCATCTAATCAAATGGCAGTATATACACTATGAGGAGCTAAAGACGCTGCGGCAAATGCATCACTCGCTGGTCGAGGAGTTTTTGCCGCCGCAGGACGATGCTGAGTCGAGTGTTGAGCTGCTGCCCGAACAGGGACCCACCAATATGCGCGGCATGGAGCTGAGTCTGCTCAAGATTGGCGGCTTCGAGTGCAAGGGTCTGACCAATGAGATCATGTGCTTCTCGCCCACCAAAATGAAATGGTATGAGCTCACCTCCATACCGCACATCGATCAGT gcaATTTCGGCACCGCTGTGCTGAACAACGAGTTGTTTGTTGTGGGCGGCGCCTATGATGTGTGCCTCAAGGAGTATATACATCCATTTGGCTTTCGCTATTGCCCGCTGCGCGACTCTTGGGTCACCATAGCGCCCATACAACTGGATCGCTGTCGCTTCTCGCTGAATGCTGTGGGCAAGCAGCATCTCTATGCAGTTGGTGGCATTGTCGAGCACGATGACAACTCGGAGGAGGCGCTGCGTCGCATGTCCAATGTGGAGCGCTATGACATCGTGAGCAACACCTGGACCTATATGCCCAGTCTGCAGGAGAATCGCAGCCAGCACGCGGGCGTTGTTGTTGGCGATAAGCTTTACATCTCGGGCGGCATTCACTTGGCCAACATTTTGGCCAGCATGTGGTGCTTCGACACCAGCAGCGAGCAGTGGCTGGAGCTGGCGCCCATGCCCACACCCTGCTGCGATCATGTGCTGGTCGCCATCGATAATCACATCTATGCCTGCGGCGGCTGGCACGAGACGCTGCGTGAATCTCGCGTGCTCGTCGAGCATATCTACGCTTATGATATACAGAACAACAGCTGGCGTGTGGAAACCAAAATACCCGCACCCAAGTTTTACTCGGGGGTGACCTCAATGCGTCGCACTATTTTCTTTGTTGGCGGCTTGGACTCCACCGAGTCAATTGATCGCGCTAGCTCCGAGACTATGGCTTATGATTTGGATACCAGCAACTGGTGGCATCGCAAGGACTCGTGGGATACGCCCAACGATGTCTGGGAGTCCACCTGTGCGGCCATCTATGTGCCCAGCTTTAATGCTTAA
- the LOC108605798 gene encoding uncharacterized protein LOC108605798 — protein MDESSSMAMAQQLTSSWASVVANGIIGESQNAGSQASSPLTSRTPSPASTLMHLTTPTLTPERTPTPVKQPSLEARALSSTARQIVYADGDEGDDDDDDDDDDDDDDDDDDDDEDVDDDDDDNELDFDDAAPDDPWPIAGDESDPDKSVSSELNAGVYRPHRPPHVLRTRSFCPYTSTPIYAPNSPYTLLKPTMLVLQPDQRRFFAPMPLAYAANMEPKPPAGYTEYIYDWRQAPPPPPPPSSAACFVPHLEAEFGPNFGPSHDYLSDGHYGDENQEQPRCGSPQPRTRCQVLGTEQPEGELFEWQPIGKSQQVWDPLDITTRDSDPSKPNPSPPPGFEHVLLGKQLLSSRSRKLMGELVQVEPHEDYPTPTPMEYPERELREQQHFISKHDTHLTCRLAQLKVINGTTGDGYYIRPVTKLVPKLITKLPKTPKYQSLYHPDINYWQLLRLNEQKAEQAAAAAAAASANLAKQRDSNEQIIDMDDANETETEELPKPTYREVLSRDIQGKSSHTVFTITSNPKGSPPTATSTPNAFNSATEKTIQNFPKLEKLNQKERLTVKKSNHK, from the exons ATGGACGAAAGCAGCTCCATGGCCATGGCACAACAACTGACGTCATCCTGGGCTTCGGTGGTGGCCAATGGCATCATAGGTGAGTCCCAAAACGCCGGCTCCCAGGCCAGTTCGCCGCTCACATCGCGCACACCATCGCCGGCGTCAACGCTGATGCATTTGACGACGCCAACGCTTACGCCGGAGCGCACGCCCACGCCCGTCAAGCAACCGAGCTTGGAGGCTAGAGCGCTCTCAAGCACAGCACGCCAGATTGTTTATGCCGATGGCGACGAAGGcgatgacgacgatgacgacgacgacgacgacgacgacgacgacgatgatgacgacgacgacgaagacgtcgatgacgacgatgacgacaaTGAGTTGGACTTTGATGATGCAGCTCCGGATGATCCATGGCCCATAGCCGGCGACGAGTCCGACCCGGACAAGTCTGTCTCGTCGGAGCTCAATGCCGGCGTCTATCGACCACATCGTCCGCCTCACGTGTTGCGCACGCGCTCCTTCTGCCCATACACCTCGACGCCCATCTATGCGCCCAATAGTCCATACACTTTGCTCAAGCCCACCATGCTGGTCCTGCAGCCAGATCAGCGCCGCTTCTTTGCTCCCATGCCGCTCGCCTATGCGGCCAACATGGAGCCCAAGCCGCCCGCTGGCTACACCGAGTATATCTACGACTGGCGCCAggcaccgccgccgccgccgcctccttCGAGCGCCGCCTGCTTTGTGCCTCATCTGGAGGCGGAATTTGGGCCCAACTTTGGCCCATCGCATGACTATCTGTCCGATGGCCACTATGGCGATGAGAATCAAGAGCAGCCAAGATGCGGTTCACCTCAGCCGCGCACTCGCTGCCAGGTGCTGGGCACAGAGCAGCCGGAGGGCGAACTCTTCGAGTGGCAGCCCATTGGCAAGTCGCAACAGGTGTGGGATCCATTGGACATCACGACGCGCGACAGCGATCCCAGCAAGCCCAATC CTTCGCCACCGCCGGGCTTCGAGCATGTGCTGCTGGGCAAGCAGTTGCTATCGAGTCGCAGCCGCAAGCTGATGGGCGAGCTGGTGCAGGTGGAGCCGCATGAGGATTaccccacgcccacgcccatggAATATCCGGAGCGCGAGCTGCGCGAGCAACAGCATTTTATAT CTAAACATGACACACACTTGACTTGCCGGCTGGCGCAGCTGAAGGTGATCAATGGCACCACTGGCGATGGCTACTACATACGTCCGGTGACAAAGCTGGTGCCCAAGCTAATCACCAAGCTGCCCAAGACGCCCAAATATCAGTCGCTCTATCATCCGGACATAAACTATTGGCAACTGTTGCGTCTCAATGAGCAGAAGGCCGAACAGGCAGcggccgccgctgccgctgcctccgCTAATCTTGCCAAGCAGCGCGACTCGAATGAGCAAATCATTGACATGGATGACGCCAACGAAACCGAAACCGAGGAACTGCCCAAGCCCACATATCGTGAGGTGCTCTCCCGTGATATTCAGGGCAAGTCATCGCACACTGTCTTCACCATAACGTCCAATCCCAAGGGCTCTCCGCCCACTGCCACTTCCACTCCCAATGCCTTCAATAGCGCCACGGAGAAGACCATACAGAATTTTCCAAAATTGGAGAAACTCAATCAGAAGGAACGCCTGACTGTTAAGAAATCAAATCACAAATAA